TGCGTCAATTCAAGTGTTCCTAAATAATTACCATTTTCATCTCTTACAGCGAAGTATCTTATATATATTAATCTATCATTATGATTTATCCAAAAATCTACAAAAGAACGCTTTCCACTTTTGAAATCATCAAGTATCTTATTTACTATATGAACACTTTTTGGAGGATGGCAGTTTTGCACAGTCCTTCCCAAAACAGCCTTAGTTCTTACAAATACTCTTTTGTCGCCTCTATTGAAAAATTGAACAATATCATCTTTATTAATAAACGTTATTTCAACTGGTATGGTTTCGAAAATTGCTTCTAATTCTTCTAATTTGAATTTTCCTGTTTTAAGATTCAAATAACCACTTATAAATTCATTTTTTTCAACGTAATTACGTTTTTGAGTTAACTCTTGGTCTGTATATTTAGCAAACCCTATATCAAGCATGCTCTCAAACACACTTTCCCATTCTTCTGTTGTAAGTTTATCAATTGCAGTAGGAAATAAGATTTTATTTTCTTTAAAAATGTGAGAAACTTTTAAATCAACAATGTATTTTAATAAGGTAGATAAATTTTTCTGATCATCTAATGTAAAATCTGTTTCCTTAGAAAGATAAGATCGAACTTCTTTAAAGCGTTTTCTTAGAGAATCATGCTCCTTCCACAAAATTTGTGGAGGCTGTATTACATCGTGTTTTTCTAAAAATGGGAATAAAGCATTTTCTTCTCTAACCATATGGTTTTCAATATCAAAAACAAGTTCAAATAACTCATTATTTTCTTTAAGAATCTGCGGAATTTGACTTAAGCTTGATTCTTCAATATTTTTTGCAATATCTAAGAGTTTC
This is a stretch of genomic DNA from Caldisericaceae bacterium. It encodes these proteins:
- a CDS encoding DUF438 domain-containing protein, translated to MSEFIQNNLTREERINLMKNLLIDMDKGLITPQEVKERFGKILENVHPAEIAIIENILITQHHFPQEKIHKLCDVHIDIFRESLDKENIDLPKEHPLKIFLSEHKNISQILKKLLDIAKNIEESSLSQIPQILKENNELFELVFDIENHMVREENALFPFLEKHDVIQPPQILWKEHDSLRKRFKEVRSYLSKETDFTLDDQKNLSTLLKYIVDLKVSHIFKENKILFPTAIDKLTTEEWESVFESMLDIGFAKYTDQELTQKRNYVEKNEFISGYLNLKTGKFKLEELEAIFETIPVEITFINKDDIVQFFNRGDKRVFVRTKAVLGRTVQNCHPPKSVHIVNKILDDFKSGKRSFVDFWINHNDRLIYIRYFAVRDENGNYLGTLELT